The following are encoded in a window of Chlorocebus sabaeus isolate Y175 chromosome 10, mChlSab1.0.hap1, whole genome shotgun sequence genomic DNA:
- the CRYBA2 gene encoding beta-crystallin A2, which yields MSSAPAPGPAPASLTLWDEEDFQGRRCRLLSDCANVCERGGLRRVRSVKVENGVWVAFEYPDFQGQQFILEKGDYPRWSAWSGSSSHNSNQLLSFRPVLCANHSDSRVTLFEGDNFQGCKFDLIDDYPSLPSMGWASKDVGSLKVSSGAWVAYQYPGYRGYQYVLERDRHSGEFRTYSEFGTQAHSGQLQSIRRVQH from the exons ATGAGCAGCGCCCCCGCACCGGGCCCAGCGCCCGCCAGCCTCACGCTCTGGGATGAGGAGGACTTCCAGGGCCGTCGCTGTCGGCTGCTGAGCGACTGTGCGAACGTCTGCGAGCGCGGAGGCCTGCGCAGGGTGCGCTCGGTCAAGGTGGAAAACGGCGT TTGGGTGGCCTTTGAGTACCCCGACTTCCAGGGACAGCAGTTCATTCTGGAGAAGGGAGACTATCCTCGCTGGAGCGCCTGGAGTGGCAGCAGCAGCCACAACAGCAACCAGCTGCTGTCCTTCAGGCCAGTGCTCTGCGCG AACCACAGTGACAGCCGTGTGACACTGTTTGAGGGGGACAATTTCCAAGGTTGCAAGTTTGACCTCATTGATGACTACCCATCCCTGCCCTCCATGGGCTGGGCCAGCAAGGATGTGGGTTCCCTCAAAGTCAGCTCCGGAGC GTGGGTGGCCTACCAGTACCCAGGCTACCGAGGCTACCAGTATGTGTTGGAGCGAGACCGGCACAGCGGAGAGTTCCGTACCTACAGTGAGTTTGGCACACAGGCCCACAGTGGGCAGCTTCAGTCCATCCGGAGAGTACAGCACTAG